From a single Vicia villosa cultivar HV-30 ecotype Madison, WI unplaced genomic scaffold, Vvil1.0 ctg.001678F_1_1, whole genome shotgun sequence genomic region:
- the LOC131636257 gene encoding glutelin type-D 1-like has protein sequence MDIDLTPKLSKKVYGDNGGSYYSWSPSELPMLREGNIGAAKLALEKNGFATPRYSDSSKVAYVLQGSGVAGIVQPESEEKVLAIKTGDALALPFGVVTWWFNKEDTELVILFLGDTSKAHKAGEFTDFFLTGPNGIFTGFSTEFVGRAWDLDETNVKTLVGKQTGKGIVKLDGSIILPEPKDGDRKGMVLNCLEAPLDVDVKNGGRVVVLNTKNLPLVGEVGLGADLVRLDGNAMCSPGFSCDSAFQVTYVVRGSGRVQVVGVDGKRVLETTLKAGNLFIVPRFFVVSKICDPEGMEWFSIITTPNPIFTHMAGSSSAWKALSSTVLQAAFNVDAETEKLFRSKRTGDAVFFPPPN, from the coding sequence ATGGATATTGATCTCACTCCAAAATTGTCGAAGAAAGTGTACGGTGACAATGGTGGATCGTATTACAGTTGGTCACCATCTGAACTTCCTATGCTGCGTGAAGGTAACATTGGTGCTGCCAAGTTAGCTCTTGAGAAGAACGGTTTTGCCACTCCTCGGTACTCTGATTCTTCCAAAGTTGCATATGTTCTTCAAGGAAGTGGAGTTGCTGGAATTGTGCAACCTGAATCAGAAGAGAAGGTTCTTGCAATTAAGACTGGTGATGCTTTAGCACTTCCTTTTGGTGTTGTGACATGGTGGTTCAACAAAGAGGACACTGAGTTGGTTATTTTGTTTCTTGGAGATACTTCAAAAGCACATAAGGCTGGTGAGTTCACTGATTTTTTCCTAACTGGTCCTAACGGAATCTTTACCGGATTTTCGACTGAGTTTGTGGGAAGAGCTTGGGACTTGGACGAGACCAATGTGAAGACCCTTGTTGGGAAACAAACCGGGAAAGGGATTGTGAAGCTTGACGGAAGCATCATCCTTCCTGAGCCTAAAGATGGAGACAGGAAAGGTATGGTCTTGAATTGTCTAGAGGCACCATTGGATGTCGATGTTAAGAATGGCGGAAGGGTTGTTGTTTTGAACACCAAAAACCTTCCTTTGGTTGGTGAGGTTGGTCTAGGAGCTGACCTTGTGAGGCTTGATGGAAATGCCATGTGCTCGCCTGGATTCTCTTGCGATTCTGCTTTCCAGGTTACTTATGTTGTTAGGGGAAGCGGACGCGTTCaagttgttggtgttgatggCAAGAGGGTTTTGGAGACTACTTTGAAGGCTGGAAATTTGTTCATTGTCCCAAGGTTTTTCGTCGTCTCCAAGATTTGTGACCCCGAGGGAATGGAGTGGTTTTCTATCATCACTACTCCTAATCCCATCTTTACACACATGGCTGGAAGTTCTTCGGCGTGGAAGGCATTAT